One window of the Streptomyces sp. TS71-3 genome contains the following:
- a CDS encoding NAD(P)/FAD-dependent oxidoreductase, whose product MHTPVTIIGAGLGGLTLARVLHVHGIPSTVYEAEPSPSARAQGGMLDIHDYNGQLALKAAGLMDEFHAIVLEGRQAMRVLDQDGTVLLDKADDGTGGRPEAQRGDLRQILLDALPAGTVRWGHKASGTRSLGGGRHEVAFAGGGTAVTGLLVGADGAWSRVRPLLSTAVPEYAGTSFVETYLFDADTRHPAAAKAVGGGSMMAPGQGREIFAHRESGDTLHTYVSLARPQEWFAAIDFADAAAATARIAQEFEGWAPELTALITDGDTPPVPRPHHALPVEHRWDRVPGVTLIGDAAHLSPPNGEGANLAMLDGAELAEALAAHPDDTEAALTEYEQAMFPRSPEIAAFEGPEMDEAASREDMARALIDMITQMGR is encoded by the coding sequence ATGCACACTCCCGTCACGATCATCGGCGCCGGACTCGGCGGACTCACGCTGGCCCGCGTCCTGCACGTCCACGGCATCCCGTCCACGGTCTACGAGGCGGAGCCCTCCCCGTCGGCGCGCGCCCAGGGCGGGATGCTCGACATCCACGACTACAACGGGCAGCTCGCCCTCAAGGCGGCCGGCCTGATGGACGAGTTCCACGCCATCGTCCTGGAGGGCCGTCAGGCGATGCGCGTCCTCGACCAGGACGGCACCGTCCTGCTCGACAAGGCCGACGACGGCACGGGCGGGCGCCCCGAGGCGCAGCGCGGCGACCTGCGGCAGATCCTGCTCGACGCGCTTCCGGCCGGCACCGTCCGGTGGGGGCACAAGGCCAGCGGCACCCGTTCCCTCGGCGGGGGCCGGCACGAGGTGGCGTTCGCCGGCGGCGGTACCGCCGTCACCGGCCTGCTGGTCGGCGCGGACGGCGCGTGGTCACGGGTCCGGCCCCTGCTCTCCACCGCCGTACCGGAGTACGCCGGCACGTCGTTCGTCGAGACCTACCTGTTCGACGCCGACACCCGGCACCCGGCCGCCGCGAAGGCGGTCGGCGGCGGGTCCATGATGGCGCCCGGGCAGGGCAGGGAGATCTTCGCCCACCGGGAGAGCGGCGACACCCTGCACACCTACGTGTCGCTGGCCAGGCCTCAGGAGTGGTTCGCCGCGATCGACTTCGCCGACGCCGCCGCGGCAACCGCGCGGATCGCGCAGGAGTTCGAGGGCTGGGCGCCGGAACTCACCGCCCTGATCACCGACGGCGACACCCCGCCGGTCCCGCGCCCCCACCACGCCCTGCCGGTCGAGCACCGGTGGGACCGGGTGCCGGGGGTGACCCTGATCGGCGACGCCGCCCACCTCTCGCCCCCGAACGGCGAGGGTGCCAACCTGGCCATGCTCGACGGCGCCGAACTCGCCGAGGCCCTCGCCGCGCACCCCGACGACACCGAGGCCGCGCTCACCGAGTACGAGCAGGCCATGTTCCCCCGCAGCCCCGAGATCGCCGCCTTCGAAGGCCCCGAGATGGACGAGGCCGCCTCCCGCGAGGACATGGCCCGTGCCCTGATCGACATGATCACCCAGATGGGCCGATGA
- the cobC gene encoding Rv2231c family pyridoxal phosphate-dependent protein CobC — MSAVHDLRHHGDAEVRDGGLVDLAVNVRSGTPPPWLRARLAASLDGLAAYPDDRAARAAVAERHGLPVERVLLTAGAAEAFVLLARALRVSRPVVVHPQFTEPEAALLDAGHRVGRVLLDARDGFRLRPGAVPEDADMVVLGNPTNPTSVLHPAGQVAALARPGRVLVVDEAFMDAVPGEPESLAGRTDVPGLVVLRSLTKTWGLAGLRAGYVLAAPDTVSELARAQPLWPVSTPALVATESCMAPEALAEAARSAEAVAADRDHLVAGLARLAAAAGPDGDRGPWVAGPARASFVLVRLAGAEKARTRLRERGFAVRRADTFPGLGPDWLRIAVRDRATTDRFLTALAAVIGCEQPLLGNA; from the coding sequence ATGAGCGCAGTCCACGACCTGCGGCACCACGGTGACGCGGAGGTCCGCGACGGCGGGCTCGTCGACCTCGCGGTGAACGTCCGGTCCGGCACTCCCCCGCCGTGGCTGCGGGCCCGGCTCGCCGCGTCGCTGGACGGGCTCGCGGCCTACCCGGACGACCGGGCCGCGCGGGCGGCGGTCGCGGAACGGCACGGGCTGCCGGTGGAGCGCGTGCTGCTGACGGCGGGCGCCGCGGAGGCGTTCGTCCTGCTGGCACGGGCGCTGCGGGTGAGCAGGCCGGTGGTGGTGCACCCGCAGTTCACCGAGCCGGAGGCGGCGCTGCTCGACGCCGGGCACCGCGTCGGCCGCGTGCTGCTCGACGCCCGGGACGGCTTCCGGCTGCGCCCGGGTGCCGTGCCCGAGGACGCCGACATGGTGGTGCTCGGCAACCCGACCAATCCGACGTCCGTACTGCATCCGGCCGGTCAGGTGGCGGCGCTCGCCAGGCCCGGCCGGGTGCTGGTGGTGGACGAGGCGTTCATGGACGCGGTGCCCGGCGAGCCGGAGTCCCTGGCGGGCCGCACCGACGTGCCGGGGCTCGTGGTGCTGCGCAGCCTCACCAAGACGTGGGGACTGGCCGGGCTGCGGGCGGGCTACGTCCTCGCGGCCCCGGACACCGTCTCCGAACTGGCGCGGGCGCAGCCGCTGTGGCCGGTCTCCACCCCCGCGCTCGTCGCGACGGAGTCCTGCATGGCGCCGGAGGCACTGGCCGAGGCGGCCCGGTCGGCCGAGGCCGTCGCGGCCGATCGGGACCACCTGGTCGCCGGGCTCGCCCGGCTGGCCGCCGCGGCCGGCCCGGACGGGGACCGCGGCCCGTGGGTGGCGGGACCCGCGCGTGCGTCCTTCGTGCTGGTGCGGCTGGCCGGGGCGGAGAAGGCCCGGACCCGGCTGCGGGAGCGCGGGTTCGCGGTGCGCCGCGCCGACACCTTCCCCGGGCTGGGGCCCGACTGGCTGCGGATCGCGGTACGGGACCGTGCCACCACGGACCGCTTCCTTACGGCGCTGGCCGCGGTAATCGGATGTGAGCAGCCGCTGCTCGGGAACGCGTAG
- a CDS encoding cobalamin biosynthesis protein codes for MPADEVVRLVTGVLDAAGLPLDEVAELATVEARAAEPGLRRAAALLGVPLAAYSASALALVRVPHPSQVAQSAVGTPSVAEAAALLRGGRLVVPKTVSAGRPARATCAVARLPDPAPGPAVPPAGARRSPAGTARQATPATAGGNGPRRRRDDSTGTGRDEGTAGPRETPAGSPRQNGRGPAEGWGA; via the coding sequence GTGCCCGCGGACGAGGTGGTGCGGCTGGTCACCGGCGTGCTCGACGCGGCGGGGCTGCCGCTGGACGAGGTCGCCGAGCTGGCCACCGTCGAGGCGCGGGCCGCCGAGCCGGGGCTGCGGCGGGCCGCCGCGCTGCTGGGCGTGCCGCTGGCGGCGTACTCGGCGAGCGCGCTGGCCCTGGTACGGGTGCCGCATCCGTCGCAGGTCGCGCAATCGGCCGTCGGTACGCCCTCGGTGGCGGAGGCCGCGGCGCTGCTGCGGGGCGGCCGGCTGGTCGTGCCGAAGACCGTCTCGGCAGGCCGCCCGGCCCGCGCGACCTGCGCGGTGGCCCGGCTGCCCGACCCGGCACCGGGTCCGGCGGTGCCACCGGCCGGCGCACGGCGGAGCCCGGCGGGGACCGCCCGGCAGGCCACCCCGGCCACGGCGGGCGGCAACGGCCCACGGAGACGGCGGGATGACAGCACAGGGACAGGGCGGGATGAGGGCACGGCAGGGCCGCGAGAGACCCCTGCGGGGAGCCCGCGGCAGAACGGCCGGGGCCCGGCGGAAGGATGGGGCGCATGA
- a CDS encoding ZIP family metal transporter — MVVLVALGSFLMTLVGGWAARFVADRRHLVLGFAGGLMLGVVGFDLLPEALAGAGEHVYGVPAALLLFVTGFLVAHVVERLLALRQAEHGAHRRDQVPQVGLGAAAAMVGHSIADGVAIGASFQVDEAMGLTVALAVVTHDFADGFNTYTLTRQSGNAPRSAVAMLFADALAPVAGAASTLLFTIPEQALACYLGFFGGALLYIAAAEILPEASHRHPARSTLLCTVAGVALMWVVIGTAVE; from the coding sequence ATGGTCGTGCTCGTGGCGCTGGGATCGTTCCTGATGACGCTGGTCGGCGGCTGGGCGGCCCGGTTCGTGGCCGACCGCCGCCACCTGGTGCTCGGGTTCGCCGGCGGCCTGATGCTCGGCGTCGTCGGCTTCGATCTGCTGCCGGAGGCGCTGGCGGGCGCCGGGGAGCACGTGTACGGCGTGCCGGCCGCGCTGCTGCTGTTCGTCACCGGGTTCCTCGTCGCGCACGTCGTCGAGCGGCTGCTCGCCCTGCGGCAGGCCGAGCACGGCGCCCACCGGCGGGACCAGGTGCCCCAGGTCGGCCTGGGAGCTGCCGCCGCGATGGTCGGCCACAGCATCGCCGACGGCGTCGCGATCGGCGCGTCCTTCCAGGTGGACGAGGCCATGGGCCTGACCGTCGCACTCGCCGTCGTCACCCACGACTTCGCGGACGGCTTCAACACGTACACGCTGACCAGGCAGTCCGGCAACGCGCCGCGCAGCGCCGTGGCGATGCTGTTCGCGGACGCGCTCGCGCCCGTGGCGGGAGCCGCGTCCACGCTGCTGTTCACCATTCCCGAGCAGGCCCTCGCCTGCTATCTCGGCTTCTTCGGGGGCGCGTTGCTCTACATCGCGGCCGCCGAGATCCTCCCCGAGGCCAGCCACCGCCACCCGGCCCGCTCGACCCTGCTCTGCACGGTCGCCGGGGTGGCCCTGATGTGGGTGGTGATCGGCACGGCCGTCGAGTGA
- a CDS encoding cobyrinate a,c-diamide synthase encodes MTAVPRLIIAAPASGSGKTTVATGLMAAYTASGLTVSPHKVGPDYIDPGYHALATGRPGRNLDAFLCGTDLVAPLFAHGAAGCDLAVVEGVMGLYDGASGRGDLASTAQVATLLKAPVVLVVDASAQSRSVAALVHGFASWDSTVRIGGVILNKVGSDRHEALLREALDESGVPVLGALRRAEQVRTPSRHLGLVPAAERHAEALEAVRAMAEQVRAGCDLPALLALARTAGTTPEDAWDPAAAIAAAGAMAAPPFPSPTASASAAAEPPATPPATGTVRPPRIAVAGGPAFTFSYTEHIELLAAAGAEVAFFDPLRDEGLPDGTDGLVIGGGFPEVYAPELSANEPLRKAVGALAGSGAPVAAECAGLLYLARSLDGAPMCGVLDAEARMTSKLTLGYREAVAVSGSALAAPGTRMRGHEFHRTVLEPGAGEHPAWGLHGGQRRVEGFVEGGVHASYLHTHWAGRPDVVRRFTDRCAQP; translated from the coding sequence ATGACCGCGGTACCGCGGCTGATCATCGCCGCCCCGGCATCCGGCAGCGGCAAGACGACCGTCGCCACGGGCCTGATGGCCGCCTACACGGCAAGCGGCCTCACGGTCTCCCCGCACAAGGTCGGCCCCGACTACATCGACCCGGGCTACCACGCGCTGGCCACCGGCCGCCCCGGCCGCAACCTCGACGCGTTCCTGTGCGGCACGGACCTCGTCGCGCCGCTGTTCGCGCACGGCGCCGCCGGCTGCGACCTCGCCGTCGTCGAGGGTGTGATGGGCCTGTACGACGGCGCCTCCGGACGCGGCGACCTGGCCTCCACCGCACAGGTCGCGACCCTGCTGAAGGCCCCCGTGGTCCTCGTCGTGGACGCCTCGGCGCAGTCCCGGTCGGTGGCCGCGCTGGTGCACGGCTTCGCGTCGTGGGACTCCACCGTGCGGATCGGCGGCGTGATCCTGAACAAGGTGGGCTCCGACCGGCACGAGGCGCTGCTGAGGGAGGCGCTGGACGAGTCGGGCGTGCCGGTGCTCGGCGCGTTGCGCCGCGCCGAGCAGGTGCGCACCCCGAGCCGGCACCTCGGCCTGGTGCCGGCCGCCGAGCGCCATGCGGAGGCCCTGGAGGCCGTGCGCGCCATGGCCGAGCAGGTCAGGGCCGGCTGCGACCTGCCCGCCCTGCTGGCACTGGCCCGCACTGCGGGTACCACGCCGGAGGACGCCTGGGACCCGGCGGCGGCGATCGCGGCGGCCGGCGCGATGGCCGCACCCCCGTTCCCGTCTCCGACCGCTTCCGCCTCCGCAGCTGCCGAACCGCCCGCCACGCCGCCGGCCACGGGCACGGTCCGCCCCCCGCGGATCGCGGTGGCCGGCGGCCCGGCCTTCACGTTCTCGTACACCGAGCACATCGAACTGCTGGCCGCGGCCGGCGCGGAGGTCGCCTTCTTCGACCCGCTGCGCGACGAGGGCCTGCCCGACGGCACGGACGGGCTGGTGATCGGGGGCGGCTTCCCCGAGGTGTACGCGCCCGAGCTGTCCGCCAACGAGCCGCTGCGCAAGGCGGTCGGCGCGCTGGCGGGATCCGGTGCGCCGGTGGCGGCCGAGTGCGCGGGGCTGCTGTACCTGGCGCGGTCCCTGGACGGCGCCCCGATGTGCGGGGTGCTGGACGCCGAGGCCCGGATGACGTCGAAGCTGACGCTGGGGTACCGGGAGGCGGTCGCGGTGTCCGGCAGCGCACTCGCCGCGCCGGGCACCCGGATGCGCGGACACGAGTTCCACCGCACCGTCCTGGAGCCGGGCGCCGGCGAGCATCCCGCCTGGGGCCTGCACGGCGGACAACGGCGCGTCGAGGGCTTCGTCGAGGGGGGCGTGCACGCCAGCTATCTGCACACGCACTGGGCCGGGCGGCCCGACGTGGTGCGGCGCTTCACGGACCGGTGCGCGCAGCCGTGA
- the cobO gene encoding cob(I)yrinic acid a,c-diamide adenosyltransferase, producing the protein MPKGQPAVVPDDGLTTRQRRGRPLLLVHTGPGKGKSTAAFGLALRAWNQGWPIGVFQFVKSAKWRVGEENALRVLGASGEGGTVAWHKMGEGWSWIQRPAVGDASGQETNEARVREGWEQVKRDLAAQTYRLYVLDEFTYPLHWGWIDTEEVISVLRDRPGTQHVVITGRNAPGPLCDVADLVTEMTKVRHPMDTGQKGQKGIEW; encoded by the coding sequence GTGCCCAAGGGACAGCCCGCCGTCGTCCCCGACGACGGCCTCACCACCCGCCAGCGCCGCGGCCGTCCGCTGCTGCTGGTGCACACCGGGCCCGGCAAGGGCAAGTCGACGGCCGCGTTCGGACTCGCGCTGCGCGCCTGGAACCAGGGCTGGCCGATCGGGGTGTTCCAGTTCGTCAAGTCGGCGAAGTGGCGCGTCGGCGAGGAGAACGCGCTGCGGGTGCTGGGTGCCTCCGGCGAGGGCGGCACGGTCGCGTGGCACAAGATGGGCGAGGGCTGGTCGTGGATCCAGCGCCCGGCGGTCGGCGACGCCTCGGGCCAGGAGACCAACGAGGCCCGGGTCCGCGAGGGCTGGGAGCAGGTCAAGCGCGACCTGGCCGCGCAGACGTACCGCCTGTACGTGCTGGACGAGTTCACCTACCCGCTGCACTGGGGCTGGATCGACACGGAGGAGGTCATCTCCGTCCTGCGCGACCGCCCCGGCACCCAGCACGTGGTGATCACCGGCAGGAACGCCCCCGGGCCCCTGTGCGACGTCGCCGACCTGGTGACCGAGATGACCAAGGTCCGCCACCCGATGGACACGGGCCAGAAGGGCCAGAAGGGCATCGAGTGGTGA